A segment of the Terribacillus aidingensis genome:
TTGTCGATTTCTTCGACACAGCAGGTACATTGGTTGCAGTTGCCAGCAAAGCAGGTTTGATGAAAGATGGTAAATTGCCGAATCCTGGACAAGCGTTGCTTGCAGATTCCGGTGCGACAGTTGCAGGTGCTATCTTAGGTACTTCCAATACTACTGCATATGTTGAATCGACTACAGGCGTAGGCGCAGGAGGCCGATCTGGCTTCACAGCCGTCGTTACTGCAATCTGTTTCCTGTTGGCATTATTCTTCAGTCCGCTGTTATCTGTCATCACCAATGAAGTAACAGCTCCAGCTTTGATTGTGGTTGGTGTCCTGATGGCCACTTCCTTGAAGGAAATTGAATGGAATAAAACAGAGCTTGCTGTACCAGCTTTCTTTACAATTCTCATGATGCCGCTCACAGGCAGTATCGCTACTGGTATTGCAGTTGGTTTCATCTTCTATCCGCTTACGTTACTTGCAAAAGGGCGCGCGAAGGAAATCCATCCTGTTATGTGGTTCTTGTTCGTTGTATTCCTGTTATACTTCATCTTTTTGGCATAAAAGAAGCCGCTCCTATCGGGGCGGCTTTTTATTTGGGTGAAAATTGACAGTTTTGTGATCGGATTTTACCTTTATGCGTTGATTGCGGCGGTGACGGGTATAATTGTATTATACTTACGAGAGATTAAAATCGTCTGTCAGCGGGCGAGGAGGAGGAGTACCTATGAGTAACCGTTCAGTGAAGCTGGCTTGGTTCAGCTTACTGGCATTTATCGCAGTCATCGTCGTCAATTACCTGTCCAACGCCTTGCCGCTCGGAGGGAAGAACACCCGTCAACTATCTGATCAGCTTGATGTATTATTTCAGCCAGCAGGATATGCTTTCAGTATTTGGGGAGTTATTTATTTGTTCACTTTTATTTGGGTCATCCGCTTATTTCTGCGGTCGACACGTGAAACAGAATGGTATGGAAAAGCAGCTGGAGCTTTCATAGCGAGCTGTATCTTTAACATTGCCTGGCTATTCACTTTCCATTATCAGCTATTCAGCATTTCCATCATTCCGATGGTGGCGCTGCTGGTCTCCTTGATTATTCTGTATCAAACCATTGCCACTTCATCTGACCGCCGGAAATTTGATTTGTTCCCGTTTTCAATTTATATCGGCTGGGTTTCCGTCGCGACAATTCTAAATGTCGGCATTTTATTTGTATCGCTAGGGATTGATAATATTGAAGGATGGCTTTTGTCAGGAGAAGTATGGACAATCATCATTCTAATCGCCGGTGCAATTCTGGCAATTGGCTTTATGCATGTTTTCCGGGATAGTGTCTATCCGCTTGTATTCATTTGGGCGTATTTTGCCATTGCTGCTGCGAGGGCTGAAGAGTTTCCGGCTATTACAGCGATAGCTAGTATTATGGCAGTGATCATATTAATTGCAATACCGATTCATTTGTTCCGCAGGAAAAAACGTAAGTATGGATATTGATTCTATAAGGTACTAATTTTTTTGTGTAAGAGGAGGATGCAAGTTGCTGGAAATACCGCTCGTCATGCTGCTGATCATCTTTGTTGTTAACATCGTCTACGTAAGTCTCAATACATTGCGGGTCATCCTGACATTAAAAGGAAGACGGTATATTGCAGCAGGCGTCAGTGTATTCGAGATTACGATCTATACGATTGGTCTTGGCCTAGTCCTAGACAATTTGGATCAAATCCAGAACCTGATTGCCTATGCACTTGGCTTCGGAATCGGTGTCATTCTCGGTTCGAAGATAGAAGAGAAGCTGGCACTCGGCTACATTACCGTCAATGTTATCTCATCCGACCCGAGTATCGAGTTTACGAGACGACTTCGTGAAAAAGGTTATGGCGTCACCAGCTGGTTTGCTTACGGTATGGACGGGGACCGACTTGCCATGCAGATCCTGACGCCTCGTAAATACGAACTTCAGTTGTATGAGGCTATTAAAGAAGTCGATCCGAAGGCTTTTATCATTGCCTACGAGCCTCGTCAAATCTTTGGCGGTTTCTGGGTGAAAAGTGTAAAGAGGGAGCGTATTCGTAATGCCAAAAGAAAAGAAGCCGGCAAAGAAACGATTTGAGCTCGGTGAAAATGAGACAATCGATGCTTGCTTGGATCGTATCAAAGCAGAGGGTTATCTGCCAGTCCGGAAGATGGAAGAACCAATTTTTCGGGAGACCACCGAGAATGGGACAAAGAAGGTAGAACCTATCGGAAGGAAAGTTATTTTTGATACGAAATTACTAAAAACCGAACATTAAATATAACAATTTAACCATCGTTCGATTTTTTCATTGACGATGTGTGTCAGAATTGTTATCATAAACATGCATGAAAGACACGGCTGGATTTGACAACACTACAGCATAAAGCTAGAAGCTGTGCTTTATAGATCGTACCTCATATATTTCCGGAAATACGGTCCGGAAGTCTCTACCTGCTACCGTAAATGGCGGACTATGAGGGAAGATGACTGCATGATTATGAGCCTACGACACCGTATGCCTATTCGTCTTCTCTCAGTTAGCGGGAGAGGTGAATAGGCTTTTTTTACGGCAAAAAGAGGAAAGAGGGATTTGGATGGCAGAGATTGGAATCATCATGGGCAGCATCTCTGATTGGGAGACAATGGAGCATGCGTGCAAGCTTTTGGAAGAGCTGGAAATATCTTTTGAGAAAGAAGTGATTTCGGCTCATCGGACACCTGAGGATATGTTTGATTATGCAGCGAATGCTAGAGAAAGAGGCTTGAAGGTGATCATTGCCGGTGCAGGCGGTGCAGCTCATCTGCCAGGAATGGTAGCAAGTAAAACGACGTTGCCTGTGATTGGAGTACCAGTACAGACAAAAGCACTTGATGGGATGGACTCTTTGCTCTCTATCGTTCAGATGCCAGGCGGTGTTCCGGTAGCTACAGTAGCAATCGGAAAAGCAGGAGCTAAAAATGCCGGTATCCTGGCGGCCCAAATCCTCGGTACTCATAATAAACAAATTGCTGAGCGCCTGACTGCTTATCAGCAAGGCATGAAGAAACAAGTAGCGGAAATGAGGGATCAGCTTGCGACCAAATAATATCATCACTATCGGTATCCTTGGGGGCGGGCAGCTCGGCCGCATGATGGCAACAGCCGCAAAGCATATGGGATATCGAATCATTGTCCTCGACCCGGCGCATGATTGTCCAGCTGCACAGGTAGCGGACTTGCATATCGAAGCACCCTATGATGATAGAGACGCTATCCGAAAACTAGAGAGCTTAAGCGATGTTGTCACCTATGAATTCGAAAATGTCGATTTGGATGCAGCTAAACTGCTGGAGGAAAAG
Coding sequences within it:
- a CDS encoding tryptophan-rich sensory protein, which gives rise to MSNRSVKLAWFSLLAFIAVIVVNYLSNALPLGGKNTRQLSDQLDVLFQPAGYAFSIWGVIYLFTFIWVIRLFLRSTRETEWYGKAAGAFIASCIFNIAWLFTFHYQLFSISIIPMVALLVSLIILYQTIATSSDRRKFDLFPFSIYIGWVSVATILNVGILFVSLGIDNIEGWLLSGEVWTIIILIAGAILAIGFMHVFRDSVYPLVFIWAYFAIAAARAEEFPAITAIASIMAVIILIAIPIHLFRRKKRKYGY
- a CDS encoding DUF2179 domain-containing protein, with the translated sequence MLEIPLVMLLIIFVVNIVYVSLNTLRVILTLKGRRYIAAGVSVFEITIYTIGLGLVLDNLDQIQNLIAYALGFGIGVILGSKIEEKLALGYITVNVISSDPSIEFTRRLREKGYGVTSWFAYGMDGDRLAMQILTPRKYELQLYEAIKEVDPKAFIIAYEPRQIFGGFWVKSVKRERIRNAKRKEAGKETI
- a CDS encoding NETI motif-containing protein; translated protein: MPKEKKPAKKRFELGENETIDACLDRIKAEGYLPVRKMEEPIFRETTENGTKKVEPIGRKVIFDTKLLKTEH
- the purE gene encoding 5-(carboxyamino)imidazole ribonucleotide mutase, coding for MAEIGIIMGSISDWETMEHACKLLEELEISFEKEVISAHRTPEDMFDYAANARERGLKVIIAGAGGAAHLPGMVASKTTLPVIGVPVQTKALDGMDSLLSIVQMPGGVPVATVAIGKAGAKNAGILAAQILGTHNKQIAERLTAYQQGMKKQVAEMRDQLATK